The sequence below is a genomic window from Sander lucioperca isolate FBNREF2018 chromosome 6, SLUC_FBN_1.2, whole genome shotgun sequence.
GGTGATTATACtgtaaattgacaaaaaaagagaTGTGGATATACTCCATTTTTGTCCGTGTGATCAGAAGAACTACTAcctattttatatttaacatattCCTCAGCAGAGAAGCTGTTCACAGCGAGCAGCTCTGATAGGAAGTCTGGCTAAACTCGGTCATCTTCAGTGTGTTTGCTGCCATCAGAATAACTTCAGTTtattacaaactcatcaacagCAGATGGTTGTTTTAACATCAAGTCCCTGAACAAACATGTGGGCCAGCAGGAAAACGGCTTTAAATGAAACTGTGATGCGATTTAAATCATTTTAGAGGAGAAATGAGTGGGAAAAACTGCTGAGCAGTGCTGTTCACGGCGGTGAAGAGGTGAGGTTTGGAGGCTCCACAGACAAAATGCAGAGATCATCAGAGCTCTGCGGGACTTCAACATGAAGACACACGTGTCCGCTATCGGCCCCGTCACTGTCAGACTGCAGCATTTCTCCCACATTTAGTTTGGAGGCTTTTATCAGTGAAGAGAAAACATAAAGTGGCATCCAGACTGCATGGAGGAGACACCGACCGGGATGGGCTGAGtctccacggttctcatggtGTGTTTAAGGGCACCGCCCTGCTCTGTACTTTTCATCAGTCTAGTGACAGTCAGACTCTCTGTGTTACCGTGAGTAGGAACAGAACCTTGAGTAGAAAATGGCAGAAGTAGCTCCAGCCGCCTCCCCGGCCAAGAAGAAGGTTTCCAAACCGAGAAGGCCGGCCCCAGCGTCAGCGAGCTCATCGTTCAAACTGTGGCCGCTTCCAAGGAGCGGAGCGGCGTGTCTGCGGCCGCCCTCAAGAAGGCTCTGGCCGCTGGAGGCTACGATGTGGACAAGAACAAGGCCCGCGTCAAGACCGCCATCAAGAGCCTGGTGGCGAAGGGGACTCTGGTCCAGACCAAGGGGACCGGGGCCTCCGGATCCTTCAAGATGAACAAGAAGGCTGTTGACACCAAGGCTAAGAAGCCGGTCAAGAAAGCCCCTCCTAAAGCCAAGAAGCCCAAAGCAGTGGCAGCTAAGAAGCCAGCAGCCGCTAGCAAGTCCCCGAAGAAGGCCAAGAAACCTGCAGCGGTTAAGAAAGCAGCCAAGAGCCCAAAGAAGGCCACAAAGAGCCCCAAAAAGGCGACCAAGAGCCCAAAGAAAGTGGTCAAAAAGACCCCTGCAGCCAAGAAAGCCCCCGCGAAGAAGGCTGCCAAGCCCAAAGTGAAGAAGGCAGCACCCAAGAAGAAGTGAGCTGTAGTCTCATCAACAGacggctcttttaagagccaccACATCATCCTTAAAGAGCAGTCCTTTTTAATCTTGTTCTGTCATTAACAACACACTTAATTATATCAGGAGTAAACACAATGGTTAtaatttattaaatctttacaaGAAACCTGGCCTACTTAAAGGAGACAGTTGTTTACCCTTTAAAACCAGCAACCtcctaaatgtctttttttttttatatatatatatagttagatatatagatagatatatagatatatatcacAGTTGCTTCAAAATCTCACAAAGTGAAAGTTGTCTGGTTTCACACATGACTGTAAAGAATATTGTAACCAGTAAGGAAAACaaatcttaatttaaaaaaaagagcttaAACTTAATTTTATATCAAAACAAGAACACTTTTTCGCTTTTATCCAATGTATTTGtacaattttgataatccaaTAAGAACTTGCTCTTAGGGGAATTACTAggattgttgggtctttgtaaagtatagtgtggtctagaccaaaGAAGTGTCTTGATTTGATACTATATAAAAAATTGAACATACATATTGCTACAAATTTAAGATCaattgttattaaaaaaaaaaaaaaaaaaagggtacaggattatttcttttttgataaTTCAAGACAAGGTCGTGTAGATTCGCGGTCAAATTTTAATCAAATTAAACTGGCATCTATATTTAAGTGAAGGTGTCTCAATACTTACGGATATCCTAATTTATTCACGTTTGAAGAAGAGTAGttctttaaaagagaaaaatagtGCTTAAGTCATAATCTCATTTACATTTCTTCCCCTTTTACATTACGGTTGGATAATTTCATTCTCATATAGAGCTCTTATTTATCTCATCCTGCTTAAGTGCATGTCCTTATGCTGACCTgttcacatttattttacaattcATCCTCTGTTACTACAAATAGCCTCAACATTCATTAAACATTACTTAAATTACTTTAGTGTTAAACATTGATAGCTTTCCGAGGATAACAGGAAGACCTCTTCAGATGAAGTGggtggctcttaaaagagccgtTGTGTTGTTGGTCTCCGAGCAAATTTACTTGGAGCTGGTGTACTTGGTGACGGCCTTGGTGCCCTCAGACACGGCGTGCTTGGCCAGCTCCCCGGGCAGCAGCAGCCTAACGGCGGTCTGGATCTCCCTGGAAGTGATGGTGGAGCGTTTGTTGTAGTGAGCCAGGCGGGAGGCCTCACCGGCGATGCGCTCAAAGATGTCGCTCACAAACGAGTTCATGATGCCCATAGCCTTGGAAGAGATGCCGGTGTCTGGGTGGACCTGTTTCAGCACCTTGTACACGTAGATGGCGTAGCTCTCCTTCCtggtctttctcttcttcttgcCGGTCTTGCTGACGGCCTTAGAGACGGCTTTCTTGGAGCCCTTCTTGGGCGCTTTgacggtccgtgtacttggtggccaacggattttcgttttgaaaggaaaaaaacaaaaacgaaaaacggccagtttcccaattaccattagtaaataggaaaacaaaaaacggattattattcgttttttgttttgatattaaaaaacggaaaacgaaaaacaatctcgttatccgattgtctttgatgtatttgtagatggaactcggaaattaaaatacgtgtgtataagtcgtattccttaattttgcattggtatttttttcgtgacccggaagttactcccgccacgccaagacccgcccttcaatagcatttattggccagtaccgcctgtaagatccatTCTGtggatgcgcataattacgtagtagaaaactaacaatgtccctgtgcgatttgtaactgtcggtacacgatccgttctgcctgcacgatcgactgtatataagtaacatgtgtcaacactttacgaccaaacattacaacttttttattaaatctttttttattaaatctttattatacaatagtcatagctacaaacattcgaaacttgtcactgatccaaaaccgtgtagcgacatcgttgttgtgttgtttacgttaatgtttttacctaatacttcgtcttgactaataaccatagactgtctattattaatgcgatgaagtgtaaacgtacataagtgtccttttgaagatgggatgacagctctcccagccaccactgctgtataccactatagtagctacatgctaacggcagtaaacactatagtagctacatgctaacggtcatcttagctggcaatgttgttaaattctccccaattccgggtcacattcctgctgaaacatgtccgattgtgtagtgtttggtctgcgatttttgacgttagaaagtgctgcttcgttccactacaatctaacgttagcatactcatagctaactattgtagctgcatgctaacgcgacatagcggagcatatatagctagctatgtacgtatatagcaggactttgtaccgtaaaaaatcaccaataaaggcttctaaaccaaatactaaacaaatacaaatacagtaaagtgaccggaattaggggtgaaatgtccagcattgagctacataatagtttgctaggagtatgctggtctctcacagagatctcatttgtagccctgtttttacctgatactttcataaaagtacaaacacatgaagtgagaggtatacacatgcttaaactttatttaaaacatggttaacctgaagcaggacggagtcatgacttataacaccaaagcaaggcttctagctcaggctagctagcgttagcaaattaccttcaaagttgtaaagaaatgacgaaacgtaaaatttgaagcctttatttaatttgctacatggtgttgtactggatggccggacgacctccgtatatcattaacagatactttaggcaactccagcaaacaccttgtaaacttcatctttgccatcataacggtctactgtcactgtctaatgttttcttccggtaaccgggaatgtccaaacatccttatgccaatgcgtgcatagagctgtgaagtttgccggtgttcgcgcaagcgtagaactgatcaggcagtgcacagaatggattttacaggcggtacagatcgggtactgacaaaggaataagatttatacacacattttaatttccgagttccatctacaaatacatcaaagaaaatcggataacgagattgtttttcgttttccgttttttaatatcaaaacaaaaaacgaataatgggttgttttccgttttttgttttcctatttactaatggtaattgggaaactggccatttttcgtttttgtttttgtttttgtttttttcctttcaaaacgaaaatccgttggccaccaagtacacgaaCCTTTGACGCTGGGTTCTGGCATGATTAGTTCTGAGAGTTTTACTAATCGAATGTAGTGACGCACTACCGAATGTTCAATTTGTATCCACTCGATGCAAATATGACTGTGCTGTTGCTCGCACAGGATTGGTTGTCTTCTGAGCGCGAGACTGAGCATGCGCTGAACAAGTTGCCGTTCCTGTGAGCAGATTTATTTACTCAAAGGATCAAAGAAAAGTGATGTGTCTTGTGATTGACTGCATAAAGAGAAAGTGCTCATAAGAAATATCACTATagcattagtctcgctttgctaaCCATTAACACGGTTGTAAACTATACAGGATAGATCATTTTCTAAAAAGCATTTGACTACTATTATTGTTTGTTAATAACTTTAATAAAACATAGGCTAACAGTGATGATGAGTTACTCTGTTTAAAAACCTGTTGAACATAATTGTATTACAAACTGTTTTATAGACAGTTGTGCTAACTGATGAAAATTAAGTCTACAACAGCAAAAAGTGAAATATCAAGACATGGTTGATTTTAGGATATAAAGATGAAAATTAGCAGCACCATTACACACCCTGCCATGACTTTCATGGATAGGCCTAATAAACAAAAATGCCTGTCCAGATAAATCGGTTATCAGTAATTGTATTCTGAAATCTTATGGGAACTAAACTAAAAGTCCAGTGGACACTCCTGTGAGCATCAAGCCACTGTTAGTTGAGATCTGGTTTTGAGGGATAATTTAAACTAATTTAGACTTTGTTTGGCTATTGTTGCAATGAACAGTGATGAAACTCGGCCCCCAACACTCTGTTGCGTTTACAGTGTAATGTGTGAAACCAGTGAATATAATTGTTCGTATTAGATGTTGTTATCCTTTATTTTATGACTTAccaaaaatatttcaataaatCAACCtcacattaaaacaaatgatTCATTGACCAACAAGTTAAGGACGTTTTCTTGAGCTATATGGTAATTGTGGATTATATTTGTGAAAACTTCAATAGCCTAAACAAATGGAGTAAAATCAACAATATTTGCCTGAGATAAAGGAGTAAAAACCGTTATTCAATTCATTGCTCATTTAAGTATTCAAGTGGTATTCTTAACAATAGACTTTCAAAATGGGAACAGCATTGTAGGGTGTTAAAGGCCTAGCCTACTCATTTAGTTATGGTATACAACTATCCATGGTGATATTTCATTGCAGACCTAATGACGTTAACCTTTGTAgatgtttaaaacaataaaacatgtttctttCAGCGACACGAGAAACACCTCTTTATCAGGAAAGTgtgtggctcttaaaagagcctTTTTTGGGTCTGGTTTCCAGCAGTCAGCGAGTCTCCAGTTTTACTTCTTGGCGGGCTTCTCGGTCTTCTTGGGCAGCAGGACGGCCTGGATGTTGGGCAGCACTCCGCCCTGAGCGATGGTCACTCCGCCCAGCAGCTTGTTGAGCTCCTCGTCGTTGCGGACAGCCAGCTGCAGGTGACGGGGGATGATACGGGTCTTCTTGTTGTCGCGGGCAGCGTTTCCAGCCAGCTCCAGGATCTCAGCGGTCAGATACTCCAGCACAGCCGCCAGATAGACGGGGGCGCCGGCTCCCACACGCTGAGCGTAGTTTCCTTTGCGGAGCAGTCTGTGAACACGGCCGACTGGGAACTGGAGCCCGGCACGGGAGGAGCGGGTCTTTGCCTTAGCTCTGGCTTTTCCTCCGGTTTTTCCTCGACCACTCATTTTCAGATACTCTCTACAGTCACGACTCAGAGAAATGTTTTACCAACAGCTGAAACCCTCCCTTTTATGTCCGCGGAGCGCGGGAGCCGGTCATTTCCAGCCAGACCAACCAGAAAAGAGGTTtccagcagagcagcagagggCGGCCCGCTCTCACATTTTGGCGGACTTTTTAAAAGGATTGTCCGCCAATAAGCGACGGAGATTCGGGCGGTGGGTCGCTCCTTgaggcggtgctaaactccagCCCTCACCAATCAGGAGCCGCCGCCGAGCCGGAGGTCTTAAGCTGCGACACCATATCGTACATCCGGTTCCACACTTTAAGAGCCGCGTGTCTTTTCATTACAATTTACATTTCTCCTGATCGCAGAAAGAAAAAGCTATGgcaagaaccaagcagaccgcTCGTAAATCCACCGGAGGCAAAGCCCCCAGGAAGCAGCTGGCCACCAAGGCTGCTCGTAAGAGCGCCCCGGCTACCGGCGGCGTGAAGAAACCTCACCGTTACAGGCCCGGTACCGTGGCTCTGAGAGAGATCCGTCGCTACCAGAAATCCACCGAGCTGCTGATTCGCAAGCTGCCCTTCCAGCGTCTGGTGAGAGAAATCGCTCAGGACTTCAAGACTGACCTGCGCTTCCAGAGCTCCGCCGTCATGGCTCTGCAGGAGGCTAGCGAGGCTTACCTGGTCGGTCTGTTCGAGGACACCAATCTGTGCGCCATCCACGCCAAGAGGGTCACCATCATGCCCAAAGACATCCAGCTGGCCCGTCGCATCCGCGGAGAGAGGGCTTAAACTGTCTGCTGCTTGCTACACACCACAAaggctcttttaagagccaccTCACTCCAAACTGAAGGGCTCAttcctttgtcaacacattttcacattcaaCAACAGATCAATACTAGCCTACAGTAAATGCTGTTCTCTCTACACCGTAAATAATCCGTAAATTACACTACGTCTCCAGACAACAGATCAATAGTATATCACAAACTGCTTTCCTCAAATCCTAAACAATCGTACAAATGAAAGCTTCTGTTACAGTTTAATACAATATTGGTTACTAAGCAGTTGAGAACAGGATGGAAAGACTACTTTTTCCCCCTAGAATGGAAGagttgaaatttgattaaaaatgtTGAACTCAATTGTAAGCATTAGTAAGCAAAGTACTGACAAACAGTTGCAGTAGTTAGCTAAAAATAATGGATAAACAAACTTTCATCTAAACTGCCAAGTAGTATTGCTGACCAAGCAACCTAAACATTGACAGCTCAGTTGtatcaaaaattaacaatatccATTTTCATATAGGCCAAGTTAATAGTATTGTGTGT
It includes:
- the LOC116050272 gene encoding histone H2A-like gives rise to the protein MSGRGKTGGKARAKAKTRSSRAGLQFPVGRVHRLLRKGNYAQRVGAGAPVYLAAVLEYLTAEILELAGNAARDNKKTRIIPRHLQLAVRNDEELNKLLGGVTIAQGGVLPNIQAVLLPKKTEKPAKK
- the LOC116050265 gene encoding histone H2B 1/2-like, which encodes MLSLALRRQPILCEQQHSHICIEWIQIEHSVVRHYIRLVKLSELIMPEPSVKAPKKGSKKAVSKAVSKTGKKKRKTRKESYAIYVYKVLKQVHPDTGISSKAMGIMNSFVSDIFERIAGEASRLAHYNKRSTITSREIQTAVRLLLPGELAKHAVSEGTKAVTKYTSSK
- the LOC116050269 gene encoding histone H3, producing MARTKQTARKSTGGKAPRKQLATKAARKSAPATGGVKKPHRYRPGTVALREIRRYQKSTELLIRKLPFQRLVREIAQDFKTDLRFQSSAVMALQEASEAYLVGLFEDTNLCAIHAKRVTIMPKDIQLARRIRGERA